GTTTGCATCTCCAAGACTCTCCAACCCGAGCAAATACCTCTCTGGCCAACGTTTCTCCACCGTGATCAGAATGTCAGCCACCTCCTCGCCGCCTCCTCCGGCTACTGCCACCGCGAAGTCCAAGAAGGGGACGAAGAAGGAAATTCAGGAGTCTCTTCTGACTCCGAGGTTCTACACGACGGACTTCGAGGAGATGGAACAGCTTTTCAACACGGAGATCAACAAGAACCTTAACGAGGAAGAGTTCATTGCTCTGCTTCAAGAGTTCAAGACTGATTACAATCAGACACATTTCGTGAGGAACAAGGAGTTTAAAGAAGCTGCTGACAAGTTGCAGGGGCCTCTCCGACAGATCTTTGTTGAGTTCCTTGAGCGGTCTTGTACTGCTGAGTTCTCTGGTTTCCTTCTCTACAAGGAGCTTGGTAGAAGGCTCAAGGTATCTTTTTCTTTGAGATTTCAATCCGAAACTTTTAACTGCTTTAAGATAGTTTCATTTCAATTATGAACTCGGAAACTATCTCGGATATTATATTAGCTGGTTCCTAACTTTGTTATCAGAACAGAAAACCAACTTCGTAAATACACAAAGGAATTCTATATATctaaaaccgaaaaaccgaactTAAACTAGAAATGTCCATGCCTATTTTGAACTAGTAAGTTCTGTGTGTTTCAAGTGTTGTTCTTGGTTTAGTGTTTCTTGTCTACATTGTGCTTGAAGGCTTGAAAGTTGTTTCATGGATCATTTTGTTACTGGTCTGATCTTAATCTTTTGATCTGTTGGTAATGCAGAAAACGAACCCTGTTGTGGCTGAGATCTTCTCTCTTATGTCcagagatgaagcaagacatgCCGGGTAAGATCtctcaacaaaaaaaagaactctCTTCTTGATTTTTATCTGATGACAAACTTTTCTTGCAGGTTCTTGAACAAGGGTTTATCTGATTTCAACTTGGCTCTTGACTTGGGTTTCCTGACAAAGGCAAGGAAGTACACTTTCTTCAAACCCAAGTTCATCTTCTACGCGACTTACTTGTCCGAGAAAATCGGGTACTGGAGGTACATCACAATCTACAGACACCTTAAGCAGAACCCTGAGTTCCAATGTTACCCTATCTTCAAGTACTTTGAGAACTGGTGCCAAGACGAGAACCGTCATGGAGATTTCTTCTCTGCTTTGATGAAAGCTCAGCCTCAGTTCCTCAATGACTGGCAAGCCAAGCTCTGGTCTCGTTTCTTCTGCCTCTCGGTTAGTAAACATTAACTCTCTACttccaaatatattttaaaacattgtcCTGACCAATAAgaggattgtttttttttttttttttgcaggtttatGTGACAATGTACCTCAATGATTGTCAAAGAACTGATTTCTACGAGGGTATTGGGTTAAACACCAAGGAGTTCGATATGCACGTCATCATTGAGGTAAAGTAACTTGAAACCAGAAGATTAATAGTAGTAAGTAAGCTGTGTGTCTGAAAATGTTGGAAACTTTTGTTTCAGACAAACCGAACCACGGCAAGAATCTTCCCGGCTGTGCTGGATGTTGAGAACCCTGAGTTCAAGAGGAAACTGGATAGAATGGTTGTGATCTATGAGAAGCTGATGGCTGTAGGAAAAACAGATGATCCTTCCTTTGTCAAGAACCTCAAGAAGGTTCCTCTCGTTGCTGGTTTAGTCTCTGAGATCTTGGCTGCTTATCTCATGCCTCCTGTTGAGTCTGGCTCGGTTGATTTCGCTGAGTTTGAGCCTAATCTTGTTTATTAGTAGCTGCCATTGTCAAGTTCTTGGTTTCTTGTAATTGAATGATGGAAACTTAGAAACATCTATTTTTGTTTGCAATAAAGCAAATACTTTTACTGCATCTATCTATCAATCACATTGCACAGTGGATTATccaaaattaacattttattgAACTGATTGATACAACTGAGTTTGCTACATAAAAACACACAACATTCCCTGGATACAACAATCTAACCCTTCGTGTGTGTTTGTAGAGGAGAGCTGACCTCATTACTCATTCAGATTTAGCCTTAGGTTTCTCTTGTTGTTCTTCCGTCAGAGGCTTAAAGACAACATTGAAGAACCAAACAGCTAGCAATGTAGCCTTTACAGGTCCAAGCCAATACACAAGTAAATGCTCTTGTGTTATATGTTCACCGCGTGCATAAGCCCATCCCATCACCTGCAAAGGTTTCAACACACGACACTTATAACAAGGTTCTTATTGAAAATCATAATCACAAAGTCATTTTTATATGGGAGGTACATACAGCAGCTGGGTTCATGCATCCACCGGTTAAATCAGCTCCAAGAACATGGAGAGTCAACTTAGCGATACTACCAATCCAAGTCTTCATGAAGAAACTTCCTGGTATCTTTCTTGTAAGTCCCAACGAGAGCATTACTATGAAAAAGGTTAGTATCCCTTCGGTTAAAGCGCCGTGATGGATTGCTACGTTTAGTTTTGGTCCTTTTCCAATCTCAGGGAAAACGTGAATGATATGTTTAACCGCAAGGATTGATCCTAACACCTGCAATAACAAAACAATTTTAACAGCTTTATTACAAAACACAATGTCAAAACATGAAGCAAAAAAGATCTCCAAGATGAAGTCTTTTATGAAGCATAATTAGATCATAAATGATCTGACATTCTGAGAAGAACCCGGTAACTACTTTGACATTCTTACAGCAACACAGAAGCTCTAATCCCAACAAGTTATCAACTTTATTACACAACGCAATGTGAAGACATGCACAGCAAAACAAGATCTCCAAGATGAAGTCTTTATGGAACATTACAGAACAAATTTGATCCGAATTTCTGAGAAGAACCCAATAGCTACTTTAACATTCTTACAGCAACAGAGAAGCTCCAATCACAACAAGTTATCAACTTTATTACACAACACAAAGTGAAAACATGCAGCAAAAGATCTCTAAGATAGAGTATTTATGAAACATTAGAACAAAGATCAACACACAAGCCCCACTTTATAATTCCACATCTAGAAAAAGTCAACGAAGCAAACCTCGACGGGGATGCGAACCGCGACGGAGAAGATGAAACTGCTGAAGCCACCGGAGACACCAGAAGCCAAAGCGGTCAAAGGGTTATAAAGTCCACCTTTGGTGAGTTTCTGAAGGAAAGCGAAGACGAACATGGAGATGACGGAGAAGAGATAACGGACGATATCGCCGGTCGTATCTTTCCGGCTGAACCCGAGTACTCCGTGGACTAAGATGTTGACCAGAACTCCTGCCCATATCCACATAAACGACAGAACAAGATCAGAAACCACTAAACTGATTCGACCCATTTTCGATGGAACTCAATTTCTCAGGAAAGGAAGCTTTTTTATGATTGGGTGTTATGAATCTAGCATATGATTGACGCTAGAGACATTTTTGTGTATTGGGTGAATGTGGTGGTGACGTGAGTCAGCTTCCCACAATAAAggttttgttttgtctataaaagaTTCTTTGGTATCGGTAAGATAATGTCGATGTTTGGTCAATGCCCAATAGACACGAAGTGAGAGAGAGGATATGGTTTAACAACTTGGTAACCCgttaggaaaaataaataatacagcGTTGGTCGTTTTTCAAGTCTATTGGCTGGGACAACTATGGTCGGAAATCAGACAAAACGGTTGGACTGGTCAACTGGTACAATTAGCCTTGAGCTCGGGTTTTCGCCTAAGTATTTTGGGCGGGAATGGTTATTGTACATAAAGGGAAAACTTGCCCTGGAAAAGTGCGCAAACAGTTATTTGGACGGTTTTGCAGGGCTAAACTGCTCATCAGCTCATTTAATCGTCTTCCTtgcttttttcttcattttttcttcACGAACACTTTAAGAAAAACCAGAGAGAGAAAAGTCCGATCAAGAGAGAAAGTTCGATATTTGGATGGATCGATCAAGTCCGAGTCAAGTGCGATCGATTGTTGGGTAATTCTGACTGTCATTTGAAAGATCCGAGGAAAACTGTGCAAGAGGTGTTAGGAAGACCGAATCAAACAGAAACATACCGACTCTAAGACAAAAGTGAGTGCGCAACCGTTAGTCTAATGTACTGAATCATAATCTGAATGCTAGAAGTTTATTCTGTGTACTGATTGCTTCTAATTCAAATTAGCTGCATTGTTCTGGCTTGTATCGAGTGACCGGCTCCTTCCACCAATGCATCTAGAACAGATCATGCGCCTAGAGCCTTATGGCCTGCTAGGGCTTGTCCAGATTCGATGGCACTTTCGCTTTGCACAGTTATGTCGACCAAGTATTTGACAGAATGATAAGCATGTCTGGTTATTTTTTTACTGATTGACTCAATTGTTTTACTTTGGCTAAGTGGGATGGGATGACCGTTATCTTTAAGGATTTTGTTGCTTATGTCTCATTTTTTTGGATGCAGATAAGGATCAGACTCGAAAGGGTAAAGACATATCTTGAAAGCGGGACTAAGGCAAGAAAGAAGGATGGTGGATTTGAGTAGATATAGGACGAGTTGTGATGTGACCCAGATCGAGCATCGACCGGCTCAGATCATGGATACGGCCCAAGGTAGCGTTCTTGTCAACCAGCTCGACCAAACCGAGGTTTTCATGTCGGATCATGCCAGTCTTGCTGCCTGTGATAGTCCATCTGATCTTTCCGTCCATGCTGATCATAATTTCCCATTGGATCGTGCTGATCAGATCGTCCGTACCGTCCCATCCGATCACCCCGACCGTATTGCACGTGCTGTCCACTGCATCGACCCACGGACGCCCGTAATGGAGCTCAGTCTTGAACCACGACCTAGAGATGGAATTGATCGACCCAAATCACTTCTTTTCCAACCATTTCAACATTCTAAGACTGATCGTCAAGTCAGAATCCACTTGGAACGAGAAGAATCCAAAGATGTTCACAGATTTTCCCTTATGGCCCTTTTGGTGCGTCCTACGTGTCATGAAGGCTGTACTGAAGTTCTTGCTTCAGTGTCCGACCCTATGATGGATTTCTATCTTTCATATTTCACTAAGGCATGGATACTTGAGCTGTCCAAGGACTTGTTTCACAACAGTACACAACTTGGTTCAGCAGATCATCCGATAGTTCAGTCTGTTCGTGTTAATCACCCGACAGGCCGTGTGGATCATCCTGATCACGTCCTGATCCTTACACCAAGTACCAGAACGACcagaatgaacctggacagaagGAGAAGTCACTTTGACCAGTCTTCATCAATTTCACCAACTTTGACTccctttattattttctagtcaATGTTGTCTTTTCCTAGGTTTGTATTTCCCATAATTGTTTATGGCTTTCTTTGACTACAAATTCTATATATATGGCTCATAAGCCACAAAATAAAACAGATTGTTTTTCCgtttttatgagtttatctctttgttctttgtttagaacatctcttagtttcttggtgaggttatctccaagtttcgatccttcttttgttggaccggtgtgTCACATCAGGCAACGATCGAAGCCTGGTAGTATCAAGAGGTCTTTCCGCAGCCttttgtgtcaccattcatcCCATCCAGTTCTCCTTTGGAGTTCATATACATTCCTTATCAATCCGGTCGAGTGTTCGTTCCTCAGGGcgcatcaagtggtatcagagccactcttccggtattgtctctttcattcatctttctcatcttccattttcttataaacacttcttcttctacctttcttaAATCCGGGCTCCTCATTACCATCTaccatatcaaaaaaaaaaaaaaacgaaaattcCATTTGGGGATTgttggtggaagagaaagcctgttggctgaggagaaattcagcctttgaggtggttgaaacggatttcaaaaaaaaaaaaatcttatctttctatcttgagaaaattcccttgtttgcttggattcGCCCATTGGGATtttttgatttgttctcttagaacattgagtagaaacttgtgtgtgatcacctaaatctgagagaaacacttgagtgggtgagattaaacacttgagagtgtgaggttttatttcctaacttttgtgttgagattttcaGGCTATGATGTTTGGTCTTCAAAGGAAAAGTAGCAAGGAGAAACCCCCACGACAAACTGTCTCTCAATTtccatttaaatattctttgaataattttgatgagtttgttagtATGCAGGAACTGCTAGATATAAGGTGCAAGGATCATATCAAAACGACCAGAGATGTGGCTGATCCAAAAAGGCGATTacttcagtttgatgtccaagaaatCTGTGACAACTTTGAGAAGGGAATGATGAAAGCACTCAAATACATCAGCAAGAGCCAtaagaagagcacatccacacgtgCACCTGTAGCTGAGCCATCATTGTTCATCAGTGAAAAACGTAAAAGTAAATCTGAAACCCATGTTGAAGAgtttaaagatttttcagattctttacccatctttgatgaatctgatgaagaGCCAATTGAAAGCTTGATGACTTGTGAGAATAAATGTGACCTTCCTTCTCTTGAACTTGAGTTTGTAACTGATATTGAACAGGCTATTGTAGAACTAACCAttttgcaaccggagcatccgagtagtcttgCTTTGTCTCCACAGGTTTTTGAGGAACAGCCACTAGATTTACCACATCAAAGACCACGTCTTGACACTAGGATATCTTTTGATGAAGATCTAGATCCTATCTTTGATGAAGAGGACGAACCTGgtccagtctttgatgaagGAGCAACAAACATCACATCTATCGCTATGGAGAGCCATCTTTGCTTTGTTCCCGGCACAACTCCTGCCCCTTTGTCTTTTGAACTTCGAGAGCACTATGAGCAATctgattttcttaattttcagcctgatatatttttaagatcagtTCTCTTGATGTGATTCGTTTTGGTCTTGAAAAGGTGaaatatttttgtgtttcaaaatctgtttttgaaagcatgattaatttttttaaaatctttaaaccTGATGAACTTCTTGATCAACCACGTTTTCAAAAAGACAATGGCATTAATTCTGGAATTATCTTCAGTTTTGATCAGTTCTTAAAGCATAGCAAAGACTGATCGTTTTGAAAAATCTCTTGAGCTTGATTtgaaacaaactgatttttgtgctagaaaatcttttgattcgtttgttTTTAAAGATAATGGCTTTGATCTGAGTTCTTCTAAACATGCACTGATAACTGATGATTTGTTTCCATCCTTTTGTGCATTGGACGatttcttgattaaaaagatgcTGAAACATAAATCACTTGAAACTGAAACTGATTTTTGTGATTCTGTTTTGCAGCCTGATCTCTTGTGTTCTGAAACTGATAAAACATGATATTTTCTTAGATCAATTCTTGATAATTGTGTTGATTTGAGCCTGGATGATATTGTGGTTTAAAACACTTTCTTTGAAAAACATCTTGAGTCTTTAATAGTTGATTCTCAATCTGAACTCAAGCTTTCGTGTTCAGATGTTGAGCAGGAAATGCACGTCttgaaaatgaatattattGTTGCATATCTTGATAAAATTCTGGTATGTAATATCTACTTTGATGTGCATCTTGACAAGCTGAAATGTGTGCTACTTgtttgatattacgtgtatacgcacaccaattaacctaatgtgcacactaccacaatcgaatggtatgtcgatgtagcactttaggatcaaatccacagaaaccaactattacactttatctttatgggatgaATATCAAGTTAAAACAATATGAGGGTTTAAAGATTTGAGGGTTTCgtgagaaacaagtaacaagattaattaaagtattcagataactaaaatgctagcctagggtggtttgatcgggtgttaagcaagtgtgagccaaacaattattcaagtttaattaagagaaagtctagaactcggatcactcaagtagaacagtccactgtcgtggtactgctccctatgctgatcgatcttgatacctaaactctcgtttggatcaagatgcgacaACAAGCAATAGaggtcaagtccgatatgttcacaaaagaccctaacatctacttttgctggttagggatgcaatgctcattcaagttatgtctagcaacctataacacttttgatgaatatattataaacctagaatcaggcactaagtggttaacttgatgcaagccttta
This Brassica napus cultivar Da-Ae chromosome C6, Da-Ae, whole genome shotgun sequence DNA region includes the following protein-coding sequences:
- the LOC106405693 gene encoding magnesium-protoporphyrin IX monomethyl ester [oxidative] cyclase, chloroplastic, whose protein sequence is MAAEMALVKPISKFASPRLSNPSKYLSGQRFSTVIRMSATSSPPPPATATAKSKKGTKKEIQESLLTPRFYTTDFEEMEQLFNTEINKNLNEEEFIALLQEFKTDYNQTHFVRNKEFKEAADKLQGPLRQIFVEFLERSCTAEFSGFLLYKELGRRLKKTNPVVAEIFSLMSRDEARHAGFLNKGLSDFNLALDLGFLTKARKYTFFKPKFIFYATYLSEKIGYWRYITIYRHLKQNPEFQCYPIFKYFENWCQDENRHGDFFSALMKAQPQFLNDWQAKLWSRFFCLSVYVTMYLNDCQRTDFYEGIGLNTKEFDMHVIIETNRTTARIFPAVLDVENPEFKRKLDRMVVIYEKLMAVGKTDDPSFVKNLKKVPLVAGLVSEILAAYLMPPVESGSVDFAEFEPNLVY
- the LOC106405694 gene encoding probable aquaporin SIP2-1, producing MGRISLVVSDLVLSFMWIWAGVLVNILVHGVLGFSRKDTTGDIVRYLFSVISMFVFAFLQKLTKGGLYNPLTALASGVSGGFSSFIFSVAVRIPVEVLGSILAVKHIIHVFPEIGKGPKLNVAIHHGALTEGILTFFIVMLSLGLTRKIPGSFFMKTWIGSIAKLTLHVLGADLTGGCMNPAAVMGWAYARGEHITQEHLLVYWLGPVKATLLAVWFFNVVFKPLTEEQQEKPKAKSE